In Aquipuribacter hungaricus, the sequence GCAGGCCACCATGCGGGTCTCCCACGAGCCGGTCGACCTGGGCGGCGGCGCGGTCGTGCCCGCCGGTCGACCCGTCCTCGTCATGGTCGCCGCGGCCAACCGGGACCCGGCCGTCTTCGCCGACCCGCACCGCTTCGACCCCGGTCGCACGGACGGGGCGGCGCACCTGGCCTTCTCGGGCGGCGTCCACTACTGCGTCGGGGCGCCGCTGGCCCGGCTGGAGGGGGCGGTCGCGCTGCGCACCCTCGCGCGGCGGCTGCCCGGCCTCGCGCTCGCCGGCGGCGTGGTCCGGCGCGACGGCGTGACGATCCGCGGCTACGCGAGGCTGCCCGTCCGCCTGCGGTGAAGCCGGAGCGCCCCGTGCCCGCGGCGCGCTTGACCGGCCGTCCTGGCTGACTGTTAAGTACTTGACATGCCTGGGACCGTGCTCGAAGCCGCGTCTGACCCGTCGCGCCGTCTGGCCCTCGCGCTGCACCGCGCGACCGGGCTGCTCGACCGGGTGGCGGACGCCTACCTGCGACCCGCCCACGGCATCGGGGTGTCCACCTTCGCCGCGCTCGTGGCGATCGACGCGGTCGGCCCGGCCAATCAGACCGTCGTCGCCCGTGCGCTCGACGTCTCCCGTGCCGCTGTGACCCAGCGGCTGTCCGGCCTGGTCGCCCGGGGGCTGGTCGCGGTCGTCGCCGACCCGGGGGACAGCCGGGCGCACGTCGTGACCCTCACCACCGCCGGTCGGGAGCTGCTCGGGCAGGCGTGGGCCGGGCTGGCCCGCTCCGAGGACGGGGTCGAGGACGGGGTCGACGTGGCGGCGCTCACGGCGGCGCTCGTCACGCTCGCCGACAACGCCGAGCGGCACCTGGGGCGGGTCGCCGGATGACCGCGCCCGCCGTGGCGGCGGCGCTGGCTGCCGTGCTGCTGGCCGCGCTCGCCGTGCTGCAGGTGCTCGTCGCGCTGGGGCGTCCGTACGGGCGGCTCGTCTGGGGCGGCGCGCACCGGGTGCTGCCACGCCGGCTGCGCGCGGCCAGCGCGGTGTCGGTGCTGCTCTACGCGGGCATGGCCGCGGTGCTGCTGGGTCGGGCTGCGGTGGTGGGGGACGGGCGGTCGGGCGCCGTCGTCGTCGCGGCCTGGGTGCTCGTCGGCTACCTCGCGCTCGGTGTCGTGCTCAACGCGGTGTCGCGCAGCCGGGTGGAGCGGGCGGTGATGACCCCGGCGTGCCTGGTCCTCCTCGCGTGCGCCGTGGTCGTGGCGCGCGGCTGACAGCGCACCGGCACGCGGTCCTGCTCGTCGGTCTGCGCCTCGGTCCGTGCGCGTCGGTACTGGCGTCGGTACTGGCGTCGGTCCTGGCGTCGGTCCTGTTCGTCGGTCCCGTCCGGGGCGGTGCGACCGGGCGGGTCAGAGAGAAGTCGCCCATGTCCCCGCCGCGACGAGCGGTCCGACGACGAGCAGGCAGGCCGGCACGAGCCAGGCCGGCGGACGCCCGCCGCCCGGCAGGTCGACGACGGTGCCGGTCGCGGGGTCGAGCGGAGCGGCAGCCGCATCCCTGGTTCGTAGACGGTCAGGTCCGTCGTCGACTCCCCGACCCACTCGCCGCGACGCACGGGCCCGCCCGGCTCCTCGCCCGGGTACTCGAGCACCAGCCGCCACATCACCTCGCCTCGCGCCGGGCGCACGAGGTGGACCTCGACGACCGTCCCGGTCGTGCGCCGGGCACGACGCAGCCGCGGCAGCACCTGCACGAGCGAGACCAGACCGACCAGCGCCAGCAGCGTGCCAGCCACCAGCCCCAGCCACGGGACCACGGCCGGCACGGGCGAGGCGGGGCCGACCGTCACCAGGTCCGCGAGCGCGAGGGACGTCATCGGTCGTCGCCGCCCGAGGGCTGGTCGAGGGGCGCCGTCACGACCGGGACGCTAGGGCACGACCCATCGACGAGCGTCGGTCCACCAGCGGCTCGGAGTCTCGCGGACCTGCTGCACGCGGGCCCCGTGCGGTCAGGGGCGGTGCTCGTCCGGGGGTGTGGCCAGAGGCGGGGTCGAACCGCCGACCTTCCGATTTTCAGTCGCCCCCATGTCGTCTGCGGTGGTCCGCAGGGAGCCCCTGACC encodes:
- a CDS encoding MarR family winged helix-turn-helix transcriptional regulator; protein product: MLEAASDPSRRLALALHRATGLLDRVADAYLRPAHGIGVSTFAALVAIDAVGPANQTVVARALDVSRAAVTQRLSGLVARGLVAVVADPGDSRAHVVTLTTAGRELLGQAWAGLARSEDGVEDGVDVAALTAALVTLADNAERHLGRVAG